In Ovis canadensis isolate MfBH-ARS-UI-01 breed Bighorn chromosome 11, ARS-UI_OviCan_v2, whole genome shotgun sequence, the DNA window TGGGCTGGTGGCTCATATCCACGGTCATGGGGCCTTCCAGCTctgctcttcatttctttggaAATGTCAGAACCATCTGTCTACCACAGCCTTCTGGGCTTGGGGGAGTCTGAACCCCTGAAATCATAGGATAGCCCTTGACTTCCGTGGGGTTCCTGATGGCTGAAGATGGGGCTCGCTCAGCCTGCTCCGGGGGCTTCACCAGAAAGATGCTGGTGGTGTGTTAAATTAAGGAGTTTGCTTGAGTCCCACTTACCTTTGGAAGTAGAGTCTATGTTGAGGAGAGAGCGGGTTCCTTGCCTGGTGCAGCAGAGCAGGGCGATGGGAGGGTGTTCCTGGCTGCTGAGCACAGGTGGGGCCAGAACACGAGCCTGTGCTGGGGGCCCCCGCTCCCTACACGGGGCTCCCATGCTTGAAGGGATGGCCTCGCCTGTTAAGAGCCTCGACCCTGGGTTTTCTCTTGACTCTGCAGAGAGAAGAAGATGGTAGAGATCAACTTCCTGTGTGTCCACAAGAAGCTGCGCTCCAAGAGAGTGGCTCCAGTCCTGATCCGTGAGATAACCCGACGGGTTCACCTGGAGGGCATCTTCCAAGCTGTTTACACTGCCGGGGTGGTGTTACCAAAGCCTGTTGGCACCTGCAGGTAAAAACCTCTTCTTGGAAAGGTTCTGGAAATGGTGGTGTGCCCACTCTAGGTGGGGAGCTTGTGTCACTGTGAGTCACTCTGCCCCTCAGCTCAGTGCATGGCCGAGAGCATCCGCTGCTCTGGTGTCTGAAAAGGTGGGTGGTGGTGCCCACAGGAGCCAGGTGGGGCACACGGGGAGCGAATGGGAGTCTGTAGGAACGACAGCCTGCACAGCGCCTGCCCTGTCCAAAGGGGTCAGGCTTTCTTAGCTCCCTCTGATTCCTGCCATGTGGAAATGGAAGGGGGTCAGTCTGCTGGGGGTTTGTTTTAAAGGATGAGCCCAAATCTGGTTCTTTATGGTAAATGTCCTATAGTTTTAAATGAGTAGCTCAGTTTTGTTCTGAATATTATGTGGGCCAAAGAGAGCATGTCTCATCTCTGTGTGAACCAAGCAAAACCTCTGCCTTCGAAAGTTCTTTGGAACAATTGAGTACGCTCTGCCTTAAGAGCTTCTAAAGTGAAAACATCAGTTAGGTGCCaaagaggagggaggcagaggctggacGTTCGGAGAACCTCAGGTCTTTTCCACTGACTTGATTCCCCGAGTGAGGACTGCTTGTCCCAAGACAACTGCTGGTACGGAGGAGGGGCTTGTGAACTTGAGAAAGAAATTACGGGAAGAGCTGTGGCCGCTCTGCACTCGCTGTGGGTTGGTGGAGCTCCGGGGCGCCCGGCTCAAGTGGGGCCCAGCGGCTCTCTCACGCCACCTGCTGGCCATATGGAGAGGTCCTCTTAGTGCGACTTGCCACGGCCCTCTGAGGACAGGAGGTCTGTGTCCCCACAGGTACTGGCATCGGTCCCTAAATCCCCGGAAGCTGATTGAAGTCAAGTTCTCCCACTTGAGCAGAAACATGACCATGCAGCGCACCATGAAGCTGTACCGACTGCCAGAGGCCAGTGGGGCCCCGGGGCCTGGGCAggagcgggagggagggaggcccgGAGAGCCTGGGCCAGGGGCAGGGGGCTCTCTtaccagaaaagcagcccagccCATAGTTTCCGGATCCCTAGCCTTTGCCTTTCTGTCCTTCTCTTATCTGTAGCGCTGGTTTTATTTTAGTTGAACTGTCTGTTTTCCTGAGCCTGCGCCTGGACTCGCTTCTCCGCCATCTGTTGGCAGACTCAGAGTATCTCAGCCTAAGGGCAGCACAGTGGAGAGAGGAATCTGTTCGCTCTACTGCAGCCCATCCCAGGACCAGTGTAAACGAGCCATAGAGTGTCTGTTGCTACTTCTGCCGAGTCGGGTGGAGGGTGGGTGACTGAGCCTGCGAGGGGAGCTGAGATTTCCAGGCTCAGGCCTCCTGCTCAGATTTTGCTGCTGAAGGACCAGGCAGCTTCAGTGAGCTGGTTTTCAACTCTGGGCCTTGGTTTGCCAGTGAGTTGGATGCTCCTGGGTCTTACAGTCCTTTCTCTTCCCTCAGAGCCCTTCCAGGCAGGGTCAGCACAGTCACTGGGTGCCGGCTGACCCGAGGGCTGACCCACCCCTGGACCAGGGTCACCAGTGTCCAGTTTGGAGGGCCTGCTGCAGCACAGTCAGGCACTGCCCAGGAGACCAGACTAGGGAGCCACGATGAGTATCCCCTCCTTTCTGTTCTCATGCTAGACTGGTCCCGGCTGCTAGGCAAACAGtgagcgttttttttttttaagagagcgTTCTTTTAAGTGGTGTTGCAGCCAGGAGAATGTCTCTGGATCTCCTTGACTGTGGGGAGAACCCCAGTGGGGCTGCTTTTTCAGTCCAGAATTTGAGGTGTCACTGTGGGAGGTGCCGTGTAGAAATAAGGTCAGTGAGTGTTCCCTAGCGACATCAGGTTAGCAAGGAATTTTGGCAGCTGGAGTTTCTGGAGCTGCAGTTTTGAAAGCAattcctgttcacctgaaacgaacacaacTTTGTTACTCAGCTATACTCCAGCATAAACTTATAAATAAAGCAGCTCTTCCACCGGGAAGCAGTTGTGTCAGGCAGTGACTGAGGTATATAAACCTGTTACTATTTAGTCACGAAGTTGTGTCCTTACTCTtttctgactccatggattgtagcatgccaggctccgctgtccatgagatttcccaggcaagaacattggagtgggttgccattttcttctccagggctcagcattgaaccctgtctcctgcattggcaagcagattctttaccactgagccaccagggaagccccatataaacCTATTGCACCCCATTTTCAGATTTGGCTGACCTcacctcagacggtaaagaatatgcctgcaatgcaggagacccagtttcagtccctgggtcgggaagatcccctggagaaaggagcgGCTACCCActctgttattcttgcctggagaatgggcaGAAGGGGCTGGtgggctatggggtcgcaaagagttggacactattgagtgactaacactttcatttttttcacctttGTGTGTTAAGCCCTTGGGGATGTTCCCTCAGCCACAGAATTCCCGAGCATCACATGGCTTCTTTTCCACTTAAGCATTTTCTAAGGAAAAGCAGCTGTGGAGTGGGATTCGGGCAGGAGGTTAAGTCCTGGGAATTTAATGCTGTTTTTCTGAATTTAACTGGCATCGTTGTCCTGCCGGGGGTCCTCCTGGTACAACGGTGTCCTAGTGGGCATCCCTCAGTGGTCATCTAGTGTAGGCTCTGCTGGGCCCCAGGGTTCCACGGTGCCTGTGGCTGGGCGCCTGTTTGTGAAGTGCTCTAAGTCGGTAGGAGATGGAGCAGTGCAGAAAGAGAGGAGCTGCAGCCGAGTGGGAGAGGATTGTGAGGCTCGAAGgtggagagctaagaaagcctttgGGAGGCCCAGGAGCAGCTCTGGGCTGGACCCACTTCAGCACATCCATGCGTCGGCCAGGGCTTCTCCATCACGGCACCACTGACACTTTGGGTTGGGTAACTGTTGGTCAAGGAGACCATCCTGTATGTGCAGAATGTTTACCAGCATCCCTGGTTTCTCCATGCCAGTAGCCACCCTCCCCCTAATGTGACAACCCAAAAACATATCCACATATGGTCAGATGTCCCCTGGGAGGCAAAGTTACTCCTGTTGAACGCTCCTGGGCCAGAGAGACAGACGATCACAGCTACAACGGCCACTGGTTCTGAGGGTTCCTGGTGTTGGGCCCTGTGCTGGGGCATCTGGAGCAGGCGGGGCTGTGATGGGCTGTGTTTTCTTAGGAAGCCAGCCTGGGCCATGTGGATAAGAGATCTACGCAACAGCCTTAGCCAAGGATGGCAGCCTTAACCAGCAGGGAAAGGGCCAGATTCACTGTGAGGGCGGGACTTGTGCCTGTGGATGTGGACGGGGGTGAGAGGGAGCTACCTAAGATGAGCGAGGAGGCTCTCTTGAGGGCCTGGGGGGCTAGACTCAGGGTCAGGGTAGGAAGGGAGACAGCATGAGCTTTTCGGTTCATGGAGGACTTGAGAGGGAGCCAGGGCGCTCACGGTCAGCACATACTCATGCTCTCTGGTTTCTTTCTTCCAGACTCCCAAGACAGCTGGGCTGCGACCAATGGAGAAAAAGGACATTCCAATAGTGCACCAGCTCCTCAGCCGGTACCTGAAGCAGTTCCACCTCACGCCTGTCATGAGCCAGGAGGAGGTGGAACACTGGTTCTACCCCCAGGAGAATATCATTGACACTTTTGTGGTGGAGGTGAGCGGGGACGCATGTTCTGGGCCTTGGTCCCGTGGACAGGGAGGTGTTCTCCTGCAGTGACGGGTATCCCCGGGCTCGGTAACCAAAGAGCAGTTGACCGGAGAGTTGGCACCCTAGCCTTCCTGGACCACCTGTGCTTGGGCCCCGCTAAAGGCAGGAAGTTGTAGCTTGCATTTGCTAAAAAGAGCTCTTCTGGACCTGGCGTGAGCCCTTCATCTCTCCCTCCCCGCTGCTGACCCTGAGCAGAGAGCGCTGAGCCCCGCTTGGTCAGGTGAGCTCTGCTGGGTCTGGAGCTGGCTGGACGTTTGCGGGGCCATGAGCTATGAGTAGGCCCTGGTGCTGCAGGCGGGGAAGGAGTGGGGCAGAGTGAAGCCCCGGCCCAGCCTGGGTTTTCCTCCCAGCGCTGTCCTCAGGTTCCCTCTTGATGTGTTTTCTCCTCCCTGCGTATCCTGTTTCAGTTTCCACCCATTCATCTGGAGGGACAGAGCTGCCCGAGGGTGGCGGAGGGCAGTGGGAACATTCTGTTCCCAGGCTGCACGGCCCCTGTGCCGGTGTGACCGTGCCTGCTTTATTGTCTTCCCATCAGAATGCAAACGGGGAGGTGACTGATTTCCTGAGCTTTTATACACTTCCGTCCACCATCATGAACCACCCGACCCACAAGAGTCTGAAGGCTGCTTACTCTTTCTACAATGTTCACACTCAGACCCCTCTCCTAGACCTCATGAGCGACGCCCTCGTTCTCGCCAAAATGGTGAGGAGCTGACCAGAGGGAAGGGGTGGTGGGCGGTGCTGAGCGCGGCTCGCAGTAGCTGCTCCTGGGCGGGGGACCTCAAGGCCTGCTTGCCCTCCTGCTTCACTCCGGGAGCAGGCCAGCAGTTCCCAGCCAGCAGCCCCAAAACTAGGAGGGAGCAAGGAGCGTCCACACCAGGCGAAGGCAttgaactcctgatttatttCAGCGAGTTTTGTTCTCACAGGAGGCACTGCCAAGGAGCTTGAATAGCCAGGCCTGCCCAGGGAGGTGAGGGGTTCTCCTTACGACCTCCCCAATGTGGGAGTGGGGAGATTGGTGGTGTCTGTTGTGGTGAATCATCAGAGCCGCTGACTGGAGGGCATGGCGGGGAGGGGCCCAGGTTTCTCTTTCACCTGAGAGGTCACCCGGCAGCCCTGCCCTGTGGGCTCTACCTGCGCTCGGCCTGGCCCACTGTGCACCGGCCACCAGCCACCATCCAGTCCCTGATCGAGTCTGTCACAGCCTCAGAGAAGCTTGTCACATGTCATAAAGTCCCTCGGTGTGCCAAGGCCTGGGACTTGGGGCGTCAGAGAGTGGAGAAGCAGTGAGGCTCGTGGGAGTCACCTTCTCTCAGGAAAAGGTTCAGGGCTTGGTCTCCAGAGAGGACTGTGGAAGTTATGTGCATGTTTCAGGGAAGCATAGCAAGGAGCAGTGGGAGTGGCGGCCTGGACACTGGGTGTGCAAATGTGTCCTCGGGGGGACGCTGCGGAGAGGCCAGGTGAGGTGGCACTCAGCATGTCACGAGAACTGCCACCGGAGAGCAGGGCGCTGACGGGAGTCTGGATGCCGCAGAAGCAGCAGGCGCCCCTGAAGGTGGATCGCTGCCTTGGCCACCTGCCTGCAGGGCGGTTCTGATACGACGGAAGAGAGAGGGCAGGAAGGTGAGGCGCCGTCCACCCATCCTCACCTGTCATTGTTTCTCCCTGCTGCCCCGCAGAAAGGGTTTGACGTGTTCAATGCACTGGATCTCATGGAGAACAAAACCTTCCTGGAGAAGCTCAAGTTTGGCATTGGGGATGGCAACCTACAGTATTACCTGTACAATTGGAAGTGCCCCAGCATGGGGGCAGAGAAGGTACGTTCTGGGCACCAACCCCCACCATGCTCCCTGGCAGCCGGGCCCACGGCGGGGCTGGCCTGGGTCAGGCCTGAGTCAGATGTTGGCATCTCTAATAGAAGCAGGCCTCAGGTCTGGGATCCAGCATCAGTCTGGGCCCTGGAAGAGTCCCCTCCCTCTGGTGGCCACACGAGCAGGGGCAGTGTTCCCCTTTGAGCAGCAGGTAtgaggagggcagagggcacaGGCCCCTGAGCCACACGGAAGTGGGAAGGTTGTCAGCCTCCTCCCACCAGGTGAGCGGCCTCGTCCAGTGGGACAGGGCTTTGGGACTCCCAGGACACTGGCCAGTCACATGCCTGTGGTCTTCCAGGAAGAGTCTGACTCAAGGGGCTGCTGCCCTCGTCCCAGCACGGCCCCTCCTCTACCAGCTCCAGAGGGCAGCTCAGGGCCAGGGGAAGCCGGCACTTACAGGGTACCTGATGGATGAACTGGAGTGCGGCCTGGTGCCCAGTGTTCCTCAGGGTGCCGCAGATAAAGGCTCTGATGTCTGAAGCATTAGGTGGAGGTTGAGTGAGAGCCCAGGGCTCGCCGGAGCCTGCTCGCTCAGCACAGTAGCGCCCTGTGGACTCATTGGACCTTCAGGCCTGGACGGGGAATGGGGGAGTCCGGACAGCTGTTCCCTCAACTCTGCCTCTCCCCTCTTGGCTCTCCTAGGTTGGGCTGGTGTTACAGTAACCAGTTGCCAGTGAGATTCTGGATAAAGCCACTGAGAATTACCAGGAAATGGAGCCCCACCACTTGTTGGTCCAGTTTTCACAAACGTGAGAATCCCTGGCAAGGAGAGCAGAACTGAACCGGCTTTACAGACCGCCGCTGAACTTGATGATTGTACTACAATGGCGTAGGCTGCGAGATGCCAGCTCTGGCCGTGTCTCTGGTCTCCCTGTTTTCCAATTAATCGCATCGTTATGCAGCCGCGATCAAGGGAATGTAACTGCTGAAAACTAGCTCGTGATTGGCATATTATGGAGTTAACGGGTgaataataaaag includes these proteins:
- the NMT1 gene encoding glycylpeptide N-tetradecanoyltransferase 1; translated protein: MADESDTAVKLPAPPLPQMMEGNGNGHEHCSDCENEEDNSYNRGGLSPANDTGAKKKKKKQKKRKEKGSETDSAQDQPVKMNSLPAERIQEIQKAIELFSVGQGPAKTMEEASKRSYQFWDTQPVPKLGEVVNTHGPVEPDKDNIRQEPYTLPQGFTWDALDLGDRGVLKELYTLLNENYVEDDDNMFRFDYSPEFLLWALRPPGWLPQWHCGVRVVSSRKLVGFISAIPANIHIYDTEKKMVEINFLCVHKKLRSKRVAPVLIREITRRVHLEGIFQAVYTAGVVLPKPVGTCRYWHRSLNPRKLIEVKFSHLSRNMTMQRTMKLYRLPETPKTAGLRPMEKKDIPIVHQLLSRYLKQFHLTPVMSQEEVEHWFYPQENIIDTFVVENANGEVTDFLSFYTLPSTIMNHPTHKSLKAAYSFYNVHTQTPLLDLMSDALVLAKMKGFDVFNALDLMENKTFLEKLKFGIGDGNLQYYLYNWKCPSMGAEKVGLVLQ